The genomic interval GGGCAAACCTTTGCCCCCAACGCACCCTGAAAGAAATCACCCGCTGGATTGCCCCCTGCCCCCCCTTTAACGCCACCGGGCAGCCCGCGATCGCCCTACCTGTGGGATTCACTCCTGAAGGGCTACCGCTGGGGGTTCAGCTGGTCGGTCGTCCTGCCGCCGAATCCACCCTTATCTCCCTTGCTGCCCAGGTTGAAACCGCCCAACCCTGGAGCCAGCATCGTCCACCAGAATTCACCCAGGATTGACGCCGTACCTAGTGCCATCAGGGAAAAGATTGGTTATCATGATTCGAAGTGTAATCAAGTCATCCAAAGTTCCCTTGATTCAAAAACTAATCTGGATTACGCTATCTGTGTATGTTCGTCCAACTGGTAAAATGTTAGCTATAGAGGACCTCAACAGTCGTTCTATATCGGTGTGAGGAGGAAAAATGTCTAAAGTACTGTTGAAATCACTGCTGCTTAGCCCTGCTGTTTTTGGGGCGGCTTTGGCAGTTTCGGCTTCCGCTATGGCAGCGGACGCAAACGCAACTAGCAATGAAGCTATCCAGAATCAAGCTTCTGTTCAAACTCAAGCTTCACTGCTGCAACCTCAAGAATTAAAAGTTAATCCTGAGGCTGCTGGGGCTGTTACACCTTTAGAAGCTTCAAAAGAAACTTCAACCCTGCTTAAACAGCAACCCACCACAATTGCTCAAGCGGCTCCTGAGTCGGGTGATGCAAATACACTGGATCAGATTAATCGGTACAGCCGTGAAGGTCGTACCAGCAATCAGGCAGGTCAGGTCACTTCTGTTTCTCAGTTGACTGACGTTAGACCAACTGACTGGGCATTCCAGGCTCTGCAATCTCTTGTAGAGCGCTATGGTTGTATCGTTGGTTACCCCGATAAGAAATATCGTGGCAACCAGGCAATGACCCGTTATGAATTTGCGGCTGGTCTAAATGCCTGTCTTGACCGGATCAATGAGCTGATTGCTGCTGGCACTGCTGACCTGGTTAAGAAAGAAGATCTGGCGATTCTGCAAAAACTCCAAGAAGAATTTGCTGCTGAATTGGCTGCCCTACGGGGTCGGGTCGATGCATTGGAAGCTCGCACTGCAACCCTGGAGAAGCAGCAGTTCTCGACCACAACCAAGCTGGCGGGTGAAGTCATCTTTGCTGTCACCAACGAATTCAACATCGATGGCAACAACCCTGTCTTTCAAGATAGGGTTCGTCTCGCGTTGAACACTAGCTTTACTGGTTCAGACTTGTTGGTAACTCGTCTTGCTGCGGGTAATGCTGGTCTCTTCTCCATCCCGACCGATCGGGTATTTGGTCAAGGTGGGGCTGGGGCTGAAGGAATTCAAACCTTTAACTTCGGTAACACAGGTGGTAACGCAGTCTATGCGGATTGGGTTGCTTACTACTTCAGTATTGGTGAGAATGTCCGGGTTTATATTCCAGCAGTTAGTGGTCTTCACTACGACAACACCCCTACCCTAAGCCCTGCTTTGGATGTGGGTGATGGTGGTACCGGTCCTCTGTCGGTCTTCGCTCAGCGTAACCCCATCTACAATATTGGTGGTGGTTCCGGTATCAACATCAAGTTTGGTGGTGCAACCTCTCCTTTCTCAATCAACGCGGGCTACCTGGCTAACAACTCCAGACCTACAGTCACGGGTACCAATCCGCTGACTGGGGTTACGACCGGAGTGAGTGGTCCAATTACCTTTGCTGCCAACAACCCAGCAGATGGTTTTGGTCTATTTGATGGAAGCTACGCTGCGATCGGTCAGGTTGCCTTTGATACCGGTAAGTTTGGTATCGGTGCAACCTATGTTCACTCCTACAGTCAAGGGGCAATCTTTGACACCGGTGCTGGGCTTCCTGCTTCGGGTACCTTCCTGGCAAATACCAGATTCAGAAACCTTGGAGCTGGCACTTTTGCAACCTTCCCAGCTAATGTAAACGCCTATGGTGTGTCGGGGTACTTCAAGCTCTCTGATTACATCGTGATCAATGCGTTTGGTTCCTTCATCCAGGCCGACTTCGTTGGAGATGGCGTAGGTGATGGTGATATCTGGACCTATGGTCTGGGTCTTTCCTTCCCCGACCTTGGCAAGAAGGGTAACTTGTTAGGTATTGTTGGAGGGGTCGAACCTTACCTGGGTAACCCCAACACCCTCTACCCTGGTCTTGGTTCTCAGAACGATCTGCCGATCCACATTGAAGGCTTCTACAAGTACCAGTTGACCGACAACATTTCGATTACACCTGGCGTGATTTACATCATCAATCCTGGTCAGGACGATCGTAATGAAAATGCCATCATCGGTACCCTGAGAACAACCTTCACGTTCTAACTTGACTCAAATAAGTTTTCTGTTCTAGTAACAGATTTCTTCAATCGAATTCAAAAGCCCCACTCAGGTGGGGCTTTTTTTGATTTTTTTAGCTATAGCGAAAGGTGGAAGGCAGAAGGCAGAAGGCAGAAGGTGAGTGCCCCTGGCTTTTTGCCCCTGACCCCTGACCCCTGACCCCTGTTACCTTCTATAGATGACAAATGTGACAACGGTCAATCGAACTCCTGTCGCCACTCACCTGAAACCGGGAGAAACATCAACTCAAACCCTGCGATACCTCACCAGTTGCACAGGGAAAATCCGCGAGGATAAGGAATGTAAGCCTCTAAGAGTTGTGCTCTATCTATGTTCTCCCAATCCTACAGACACCAAATCATTCGTTTAAACGGCGCGCTTGAATCTGTTAATCGGTATCAGCTGCAAATTACGGAGATTAATCAACAGGGGCATCTGTTGCAACGGGCGCGGTGGAACTTCAAAACCTTTCGAGGGTTGCTGACCTTCCTGGAAAAAAACTTTCCAAATAGTCACCCGCTCATACAGGAAGATGACCTCTTGATTCAATTTCAGTTAGCTCAGGCTGAGTAACCTTCCTTTGCATTTCTACTCGGAAGGTGGGGAGGCGGTTCATAATGGCTACATAGAACCTTTTTTTTAGATCAGGCTAGATTATGGTTGTTCGTCCTCCCACAGTGGCATGTGCTACCTCCCGGGTCTCAATTATTGGTGCGGGTAATGTTGGTAGCACCCTGGCCCAACGCATTTCAGAAAAGAACATGGCAGATGTGGTACTGCTGGATGTGGTAGAGGGACGCCCACAGGGGTTGGCATTAGATTTAATGGAAGCCCGTGGAGTCGAACGACACGATCGCCTGATTTTGGGCACCAATGACTATGCTGACACTGCAAATTCCAACATCATTGTCGTAACGGCAGGGCTTGCCCGCAAACCGGGCATGAGCCGAGAAGACTTGATGAAAACCAACGGCAAAATTGTCCAGGACGTGGTGAAGCAGGCGATCGCTTACTCTCCCAGTGCCATCCTGATTGTGGTTACAAATCCTCTGGATGTGATGACC from Kovacikia minuta CCNUW1 carries:
- a CDS encoding iron uptake porin, with the translated sequence MSKVLLKSLLLSPAVFGAALAVSASAMAADANATSNEAIQNQASVQTQASLLQPQELKVNPEAAGAVTPLEASKETSTLLKQQPTTIAQAAPESGDANTLDQINRYSREGRTSNQAGQVTSVSQLTDVRPTDWAFQALQSLVERYGCIVGYPDKKYRGNQAMTRYEFAAGLNACLDRINELIAAGTADLVKKEDLAILQKLQEEFAAELAALRGRVDALEARTATLEKQQFSTTTKLAGEVIFAVTNEFNIDGNNPVFQDRVRLALNTSFTGSDLLVTRLAAGNAGLFSIPTDRVFGQGGAGAEGIQTFNFGNTGGNAVYADWVAYYFSIGENVRVYIPAVSGLHYDNTPTLSPALDVGDGGTGPLSVFAQRNPIYNIGGGSGINIKFGGATSPFSINAGYLANNSRPTVTGTNPLTGVTTGVSGPITFAANNPADGFGLFDGSYAAIGQVAFDTGKFGIGATYVHSYSQGAIFDTGAGLPASGTFLANTRFRNLGAGTFATFPANVNAYGVSGYFKLSDYIVINAFGSFIQADFVGDGVGDGDIWTYGLGLSFPDLGKKGNLLGIVGGVEPYLGNPNTLYPGLGSQNDLPIHIEGFYKYQLTDNISITPGVIYIINPGQDDRNENAIIGTLRTTFTF